In one Vibrio sp. VB16 genomic region, the following are encoded:
- the pssA gene encoding CDP-diacylglycerol--serine O-phosphatidyltransferase, which yields MMALNNPFKQMPTIALDPEQFDVLHTAIAFRECLLKHIRNAQQRIYIAALYLEDDDAGREVLTAIYQAKQNNPELDIAICVDWHRAQRGLIGAEQSEGNASFYKEFSDKYEQKVPVYGVPVRGREVFGVLHLKGFIIDDTVIYSGASLNNIYLNFNDRYRFDRYHVIRNQSLANSMVTFIQDDMLSHPAVNKLCSDDKPKTKDIKLAIRQFRSTLAQSRYQFQNEAVNSDQVAITPLVGIGKRRNRLNLRVNQLIASAKEEVLICTPYFNFPKSVAKEVKKALKRGVKVTIVIGDKTANDFYIPPEETFKTIAGLPYLYEMNLRRFAKTNEANMASRKLSIQLWKHDKNSYHLKGIWVDKTQMLLTGNNLNPRAWSLDLENALLIQDKHHLLTEKFEAEFQNILKHADLIGSYKQLEKLDTYPMEVQKLIRKVTRVKADRVLKKIL from the coding sequence ATGATGGCGTTAAATAATCCGTTCAAACAGATGCCAACAATCGCTTTGGACCCAGAGCAGTTTGACGTGCTGCATACAGCAATAGCATTTAGAGAGTGTTTATTAAAACATATCCGTAATGCTCAACAGCGAATCTATATCGCGGCGCTGTATCTCGAAGATGATGACGCTGGTAGAGAGGTGCTAACCGCTATCTATCAAGCTAAGCAAAATAATCCTGAATTAGATATCGCTATATGTGTCGATTGGCACAGAGCGCAGAGAGGATTAATTGGTGCTGAGCAATCTGAGGGAAATGCTAGTTTTTACAAAGAATTTTCGGACAAGTATGAACAGAAAGTCCCTGTCTACGGCGTCCCTGTCCGTGGAAGAGAAGTATTTGGGGTTTTACATCTAAAAGGTTTCATCATTGATGACACAGTCATATACAGTGGTGCTAGCCTCAACAACATTTACCTCAATTTTAATGATAGGTATCGCTTTGACCGATACCACGTTATCAGGAATCAGTCTTTAGCGAATTCGATGGTCACCTTTATTCAAGATGACATGCTGTCTCATCCAGCAGTAAATAAACTCTGTAGCGACGATAAACCCAAGACAAAAGACATTAAATTAGCAATTAGACAATTCCGCTCTACCCTTGCACAATCTAGATATCAATTTCAGAATGAAGCTGTAAATAGTGATCAGGTTGCCATTACACCCTTAGTCGGCATAGGGAAGCGTCGTAATAGGCTAAATCTAAGGGTAAACCAGCTCATTGCATCTGCTAAAGAAGAAGTATTGATATGTACGCCTTATTTCAACTTTCCTAAAAGTGTTGCGAAAGAAGTTAAGAAAGCACTCAAGCGTGGCGTAAAAGTTACTATAGTCATCGGTGACAAAACAGCGAATGATTTTTATATCCCGCCAGAAGAAACGTTTAAAACAATCGCAGGCTTACCCTATCTGTATGAGATGAACCTTAGGCGATTCGCGAAAACTAACGAAGCAAATATGGCAAGTAGAAAACTATCTATACAGCTTTGGAAGCATGACAAAAATAGCTACCACCTAAAAGGGATTTGGGTTGATAAAACCCAGATGCTATTGACCGGGAATAATCTCAATCCAAGAGCTTGGAGTCTCGATCTGGAAAACGCACTGTTGATTCAGGACAAGCATCATCTTTTAACAGAAAAATTTGAAGCAGAATTTCAAAATATTCTAAAACATGCTGATTTGATCGGCAGCTACAAGCAATTAGAAAAACTTGATACTTATCCAATGGAGGTTCAAAAGCTCATTAGGAAAGTGACACGAGTTAAAGCTGACAGGGTACTTAAAAAGATTCTATAG
- the murB gene encoding UDP-N-acetylmuramate dehydrogenase: MQIHKKANLKSFHTFSVDVTCDVLVIVESQEDLLFVYQNREWNGLPKLLLGKGSNVLFTCHFEGVVIINRLSGIDASETENGWKLHVNGGEDWPNLVEWSIEQGYYGLENLALIPGCAGSAPIQNIGAYGVEFKDVCEYVDVLDLHSFEITRLNNTECKFGYRDSIFKKELYEKVIIVSVGIKLLKQWCPVVTYGNLRVLPKVGLTAKRIFDEVCNMRLSKLPDPNVVGNAGSFFKNPVISQQKFDQLSLQFPELVAYPSGDGMKVAAGWLIDQSGLKGFRIGGAQVHDEQALVLINLGDATAANIIELASKVRSKVLDKYQISLEHEVRFYSSTKETYLQKMVSE; encoded by the coding sequence ATGCAGATACATAAAAAAGCCAATCTTAAATCATTCCATACCTTCAGTGTGGACGTTACATGCGACGTACTGGTTATTGTCGAGTCCCAAGAAGACCTCCTTTTTGTGTATCAAAATAGAGAATGGAATGGGTTGCCGAAACTATTGTTAGGCAAAGGAAGTAATGTCTTGTTTACCTGTCATTTCGAAGGCGTGGTTATCATTAATCGATTGTCTGGTATAGACGCGTCAGAAACAGAAAATGGTTGGAAGCTACATGTAAATGGTGGAGAAGACTGGCCTAACCTCGTGGAGTGGTCAATTGAACAAGGGTATTATGGTCTCGAAAATCTTGCCTTAATACCTGGTTGTGCTGGCTCCGCACCTATCCAAAATATAGGAGCATATGGCGTAGAATTTAAAGATGTCTGCGAATACGTTGATGTGCTTGATCTGCACTCTTTTGAGATCACTCGATTAAACAATACCGAGTGTAAATTTGGATATAGAGACTCAATTTTTAAAAAGGAGTTATACGAAAAAGTCATCATAGTGTCTGTTGGTATTAAACTACTTAAGCAGTGGTGCCCCGTTGTAACTTACGGAAATTTAAGAGTATTACCTAAGGTTGGCTTAACAGCTAAGCGAATATTTGATGAAGTGTGTAACATGAGGTTGAGTAAATTACCCGATCCTAATGTGGTGGGGAATGCAGGTAGTTTTTTCAAAAACCCGGTGATAAGTCAGCAGAAATTTGACCAGTTATCTCTTCAATTTCCAGAACTGGTTGCTTATCCAAGTGGCGATGGTATGAAAGTCGCTGCAGGATGGTTGATCGACCAGAGTGGGCTAAAAGGGTTCCGTATTGGTGGTGCTCAAGTCCATGATGAACAAGCTCTAGTCTTGATCAATTTGGGTGATGCAACAGCCGCCAATATTATTGAACTGGCATCAAAAGTTCGCAGCAAAGTTTTAGATAAATACCAAATATCACTTGAGCATGAAGTGCGATTTTATAGTTCCACAAAAGAAACCTATTTACAAAAAATGGTTAGCGAATAG
- a CDS encoding IS630 family transposase (programmed frameshift): MKSLNNIDFKKLASQQKSMQMKMRFLALAHFKDGASRTQIAKSLKVSRTSVNKWVQIFLEKGIDGFQEKPRTGRPAFLTLAQREQLSQYIKTEAENSSGGRLTGSDIHAYIINNFDKHYHPNSIYYLLEHMGFSWITSRSKHPKQSPQAQDDFKKFKIETILKIPGHIRLEHVDVWFQDEARFGQQNTTTRLWAERGTRPRVVKQQQFEYAYLFGSVCPARGIGEAMVVPWVNKDIMIEHLKQISEMTQIGRHAVVIMDGAGWHTEDIVNQFDNVSIIKLPPYSPELNPIEQVWSWLRQHYLANQSFEHYDDIVSQICTAWNGFLESSKRVTEMCSRSWIDLTS, translated from the exons ATGAAAAGCCTCAATAATATCGACTTCAAAAAGCTTGCTAGTCAGCAAAAATCTATGCAGATGAAAATGCGTTTTTTGGCCTTGGCACACTTCAAAGACGGAGCTTCTAGAACCCAAATTGCAAAATCTCTTAAAGTGAGTAGAACCAGCGTGAATAAATGGGTTCAAATCTTTCTAGAAAAAGGTATCGATGGTTTCCAAGAAAAACCACGAACTGGAAGACCAGCATTTTTGACTCTGGCTCAACGTGAGCAACTCAGCCAATACATCAAAACAGAAGCTGAAAACTCATCAGGTGGTCGACTGACTGGCAGTGATATACACGCTTACATAATTAATAATTTCGATAAGCACTATCACCCAAACTCCATCTACTATCTGCTCGAGCATATGGGCTTTTCTTGGATAACGTCACGCTCAAAACACCCTAAACAATCGCCACAAGCTCAGGACGATTTT AAAAAATTCAAAATTGAAACGATCCTCAAGATCCCTGGTCACATAAGGCTTGAGCACGTTGATGTTTGGTTTCAGGATGAAGCCAGATTCGGCCAGCAAAACACGACAACACGACTTTGGGCAGAACGAGGAACTCGGCCTCGAGTTGTGAAACAACAGCAATTTGAATACGCCTATCTGTTTGGTTCCGTTTGTCCCGCAAGAGGTATAGGTGAGGCAATGGTCGTCCCTTGGGTCAATAAAGATATTATGATTGAACACTTGAAACAGATATCTGAAATGACCCAAATTGGGCGTCATGCAGTGGTGATAATGGATGGTGCAGGATGGCATACCGAAGATATCGTTAACCAATTCGATAATGTCAGTATCATCAAACTTCCACCATATTCCCCGGAGTTGAATCCTATCGAGCAAGTTTGGAGTTGGCTACGACAACATTACCTCGCCAACCAAAGTTTTGAGCACTATGACGATATAGTTTCTCAAATATGCACCGCATGGAATGGCTTTTTAGAAAGCTCAAAGAGAGTCACGGAAATGTGTTCTAGAAGCTGGATAGACCTGACCAGTTAA
- a CDS encoding GNAT family N-acetyltransferase, whose amino-acid sequence MNRLDIKKLDPLLIPLVQKLYKKHYKSGKAKRDELIYVAYCQSDLCGVVRLRTIDECRLLTGMLVIPEYRKMGIAHLMMKHCINETLNSADYCFAYANLQPFYHQHGFEPLKIEHLPASLKPLFMRYCQSGKDLIPMRFSV is encoded by the coding sequence ATGAATCGACTAGATATAAAAAAGCTAGACCCGTTATTGATACCTCTTGTGCAGAAGTTGTATAAGAAGCATTACAAATCAGGAAAAGCAAAGCGTGATGAATTGATATACGTTGCTTACTGTCAATCCGATCTTTGTGGTGTCGTACGTCTTAGAACTATAGACGAATGTCGTTTGCTTACAGGGATGTTAGTTATTCCTGAATATCGTAAAATGGGTATAGCGCATCTCATGATGAAGCACTGTATTAATGAGACACTAAACTCAGCCGACTACTGTTTCGCCTATGCTAATTTACAACCTTTTTACCATCAACACGGATTTGAACCGTTAAAAATTGAACATTTACCAGCATCGCTCAAACCGTTGTTCATGCGCTATTGTCAAAGTGGCAAAGATCTCATCCCTATGCGATTTTCTGTATAA